The following are from one region of the Plasmodium gaboni strain SY75 chromosome 12, whole genome shotgun sequence genome:
- a CDS encoding sentrin-specific protease 1, translating to MNFYKLKKKGEEDYNKYISNKEKKKKVDKNFLYEDEYIHIKKSRDRKSEVSINDGEYELKKKRNSYLYENKYNDNNKYNDNNMMGINNMNNKIYKDKMNKHISNHKKNHNRNIHKNNNEESNSEGFLWSYMKNIYSSVSTAVKNNIFTNDKKNNINDISSFKTKSISNNSRLIDKNFKKNKNNRDLHINEYKYDYVKEKFKDNISSFHKRHEKNYKKIYEHNYNDEEEDDEEEEEYDEKGKKKEIQKKKKKKKDHNTYYDLSENDLNFLFKSDNEDYNNNIKYENNLINMNTVKKDEKVMNTLYNDILHVTDENIYMDYNKKKKKSQLINKNIYHDNIIEHDKSKQKNEHDEDTFFFNHRKSHLNVQKGVRQKGYDDNKNIYDNNNKKNYSNNNNNNNNNNNNCSNNNNNEANSFFNKKDGYTSTNLYNININDKNDFFLHSSDEEQEKKYTKNLEIKKEKTNNNHVILSNKNSDERKSMDNMKHSKSSVRNINIVNNDHNREDEMIFKTHTQNHNSTEKLYYENIFEEINKDTNVLQHVKENTSSNVKTKNIVKDKNEKIHNIDNHIKNKNSDIQNEKELHVEYDMSSNLCDKNNFLNTTTPITDNGSNDVYNINSNNHSKILNTEDVFNDDTIKDNDELKKLRYEYKNLINIIDSFIDETLNYDVHKNSPAYKENVNKKNDKIYITNKDDFLNDKNNYKDDDVYNSLDDDVYNSLDDDYENSMKLIEDTSSEDKNKYVILKYDEDSLIEALEKLRIDKKKNNKLIKLKDKYQEDIEKDEFDDDKKKKKIDKNIFFKCSKKEYYEKAIIILNEKIENRVLIEKFNVPLLYSQIKCLIDTRWLNDEIINFYLSMLQEYNEQYIKNNSLTFIPKIFTFSTFFFQSLNFNGSYNYSKVSRWTKRKQVDIFSFDLILIPLHVGGNHWTLGSIHMKDKKICLYDSLNGSNKKFFEYMKRYIVDEMKDKKQKDLDISLWAYSKEGVSEKGIPHQENGYDCGVFTCMFAKCLSFNREFDFNQRDIKDIRLKMAYEISQGCLVF from the exons atgaacttttataaattaaaaaaaaaaggagaggaagattataataaatatataagtaataaagaaaaaaagaaaaaggttgataaaaattttttatatgaagatgaatatatacatattaagAAATCACGAGATCGAAAAAGTGAAGTATCAATAAATGATGGTGAGtatgaattaaaaaaaaaaagaaattcatatttatatgaaaataaatataatgataataataaatataatgataataatatgatgggaataaataatatgaataataaaatatataaagataaaatgaataaacatatatctaatcataaaaaaaatcataatagaaatattcataaaaataataatgaagaatCTAATTCAGAAGGATTTCTTTGGAGCTAcatgaaaaatatttattccTCTGTTAGCACAGCtgttaaaaataatatttttacaaatgataaaaaaaataatataaatgatatatctTCTTTTAAAACAAAATCTATATCTAATAATTCAAGATTAattgataaaaattttaaaaaaaataaaaataatagagatttacatattaatgaatataaatatgattatgtaaaagaaaaatttaaaGATAATATTTCATCATTTCATAAAAGacatgaaaaaaattataaaaaaatatatgaacataattataatgatgaggaagaagatgatgaagaagaagaagaatATGACGAGAAGGggaagaaaaaagaaatacaaaaaaaaaaaaaaaaaaaaaaagatcataatacatattatgatttatcagaaaatgatttaaattttttattcaaatCTGATAATGaagattataataataatataaaatatgaaaataatttaattaatatgaATACTGTAAAGAAAGATGAAAAAGTAATGaatacattatataatgatatacTTCATGTTACTGATgagaatatatatatggattataacaaaaaaaaaaaaaaaagtcaacttataaataaaaatatttatcatgataatattattgaaCATGATAAGTCTAAACAAAAGAATGAGCATGATGAAGAcacctttttttttaatcatAGGAAAAGTCATTTGAATGTTCAGAAAGGTGTAAGGCAAAAAGGATATGAcgataataaaaatatatatgacaataataataaaaaaaattatagtaataataataataataataataataataataataattgtagtaataataataataatgaggcaaattccttttttaataaaaaggatGGATACACATCAACcaatttatataatataaatataaatgataaaaatgatttCTTCCTACACTCTTCAGATGAAGAACAGGAAAAGAAATATACAAAGAAtttagaaataaaaaaagaaaaaactAACAACAACCatgttatattatcaaataaGAATTCTGATGAAAGAAAAAGTATGGATAATATGAAACATTCAAAGAGTAGTGttagaaatataaatattgtcAACAATGATCATAATAGAGAAGACGAAATGATATTCAAAACACATACACAGAATCATAATTCTAcagaaaaattatattatgaaaatatttttgaagaaattaataaagACACAAATGTTTTACAACATGTTAAAGAAAATACATCATCTAATgtaaaaacaaaaaatattgttaaagacaaaaatgaaaaaattcataatatagataatcatataaaaaataaaaatagtgatatacaaaatgaaaaagaattaCATGTAGAATATGATATGTCTTCTAATTTATgtgataaaaataattttttaaatacGACCACACCTATAACAGACAACGGTTCTAATGatgtttataatattaatagtaataatCATTCAAAAATTTTAAACACAGAAGATGTTTTTAATGATGACACTATTAAAGATAAtgatgaattaaaaaaattaagatatgaatataaaaacttaattaatataattgaTTCATTTATTGATGAAACTTTAAATTATGATGTACATAAAAATTCTCCTGcttataaagaaaatgtaaataaaaaaaatgacaaaatttatattacaaataaggatgattttttaaatgataaaaataattataagGATGATGATGTATACAATAGTTTAGATGATGATGTATATAATAGTTTAGATGATGATTATGAAAATAGTATGAAATTAATTGAGGATACATCATCagaagataaaaataaatatgttatCTTAAAATATGACGAAGACTCATTAATTGAAGCATTAGAGAAATTACGaattgataaaaaaaaaaataataaactaataaaattaaaagataaatatcAAGAAGATATAGAAAAAGATGAATTTGATGatgacaaaaaaaaaaaaaaaattgataaaaatattttttttaaatgtagtaaaaaagaatattatgaaaaagctataattatattaaatgaaaaaattgaaaatcGAGTTTTAATTGAAAAATTTAATGTACCCTTATTATATTCACAAATTAAATGTCTTATAGATACAAGATGGttaaatgatgaaataattaatttCTATCTAAGTATGTTACAAGAATATAATgaacaatatataaaaaataattctcTTACATTTATACCCAAAATTTTTACATTTAgtactttttttttccaatctttaaattttaatggatcatataattatagtAAAGTCTCTAGATGgacaaaaagaaaacaagTTGATATATTCTCTTTCGATTTAATTCTTATACCTTTACATGTAGGAGGAAATCATTGGACTCTTGGTTCTATTCATATGAaagacaaaaaaatatgtttgTATGATTCTTTGAATGgatcaaataaaaaattctttGAATATATGAAAAGATATATAGTTGACGAAATGAAGGATAAAAAGCAAAAAGATTTGGACATATCCTTATGGGCATATAGCAAAGAGGGGGTTTCTGAG aAAGGAATTCCTCATCAGGAGAATGGATACGATTGTGGTGTGTTTACGTGTATGTTTGCAAAGTGTTTAAGTTTTAATCGAGAATTTGATTTTAATCAAAGAGATATAAAGGACATTCGATTAAAAATg GCTTATGAAATATCTCAAGGTTGTTTAgtattttaa
- a CDS encoding hypothetical protein (conserved Plasmodium protein, unknown function): protein MLFLNKGIHILNIILKNICKSENHYLQSSYLIINRLEKRAYTTNVKRRTDDYILNVLENNGVDLKKIGNFLVVKENMNLLYERIIFNPENYEKLIELIQMLEKNNLRKDFDIYYYEDSLWDIKLNRDQNKKEIFINIKEILEKENKIKKDEKKKYLEKENIYSLYYYNIQRYQHNKDPSSFLIDRRRLSKEEYTYQFISSILPYICFSFMLFFPHILICLYIPYIKKKNQKQKELCKILQLKQNIHSFKDIKPENILQIIDNNVKTVVFFYNHNIFLNMYIKSLMVDLSKIFKYNSIPVNIVGIDVSKYNIQSNVLKDFNHNLFPLLYFILPYHYDNDSAVLKIEEPLTTENILLQLMDFVHIPKDTFDQIKDLNKISGKLKKCIFEHDIMNKNKGDILYDYGCEVAHLSCLKNNNKLSFY, encoded by the exons ATGCTTTTCCTTAATAAAGGCATACATATTCTTAACATtattcttaaaaatatatgtaaaagCGAAAATCACTATTTGCAGTCCTCATATTTGATCATTAATAGATTAGAAAAAAGAGCATATACAACTAATGTCAAAAGAAGAACAgatgattatattttaaatgtaCTAGAAAATAATGGTGTTGATTTAAAGAAGATAGGTAATTTTCTTGTTGTTAAAGAGAATatgaatttattatatgagagaattatatttaatcCTGAGAATTATGAGAAACTTATAGAATTGATCCAAATGTTGGAGAAGAATAATTTACGTAAGgattttgatatatattattatgaagATTCTTTATGggatataaaattaaatagagatcaaaataaaaaagagatctttataaatataaaggaaatattagagaaagaaaataaaataaaaaaagatgaaaaaaaaaaatatttggaaaaagaaaatatttattcattatattattataatatacaaagatatcaacataataaagatccatcatcttttttaataGATAGAAGAAGATTAAGTAAAGAAGAATATACTTATCAATTTATATCAAGTATATTaccatatatatgtttttctttcatgttattttttccacatatattaatatgtttatatataccatatattaaaaaaaaaaatcaaaaacaaaaagaattatgtaaaatattacaattaaaacaaaatatacattcttttaaagatataaaaCCAGAAAACATATTACAAattattgataataatgtaaaaaCAGTAgtattcttttataatcataatatattcctaaatatgtatataaaatcatTAATGGTAGATTTATCTAaaattttcaaatataatTCTATACCTGTCAATATTGTGGGAATTGATgtatcaaaatataatatacaatctaatgttttaaaagattttaatcataatttatttcctctcctttattttattttgcCTTATCATTATGACAATGATAGTGCCGTTTTAAAAATTGAAGAGCCATTAACTACAGAGAACATTCTTTTGCAGCTAATGGATTTTGTGCACATTCCCAAGGATACCTTTGATCAAATAAAG GACTTAAATAAGATCAGTGGTAAACTgaaaaaatgtatatttgAACATGACATTATGAACAAGAATAAAGGAGATATTCTTTACGATTATGGTTGTGAGGTTGCCCATTTATCTTGtttaaagaataataacaaattatctttttattaa